The following proteins come from a genomic window of Nitrospirota bacterium:
- a CDS encoding pyridoxal phosphate-dependent aminotransferase: MKLTKRVSLIKPSPTLALEAVAKSMKKDGIDVISFSAGEPDFDTPDGIKIAAISAINDGFTKYTPSSGIIELRRSVAERLARQHGLLYKPEEVLISCGAKHSLYNLSMALFEEGDEIIIPSPYWVTYPEQILLCGAKPVIAGTLEDEGFLLKPEILESLITDKTKGLILNSPSNPVGSAYDKDHLEKIAGIAVRHNIYVISDEIYEGIVYDGFKHTSIASLNSDIFKLTVVINGVSKSYAMTGWRIGYAAGPREIIEAMGNIQSQSTSNPTSISQKAALEALSGKYEDFIRAMVERFDKRRHYIVNRLRGIAGISCFMPIGSFYVFPNISGILGRKFNNTTVDSSVKLAEYFLNEAKVAAVPGDAFGAPGFLRLSFATSMDNIEKGLDRLESAIKQLV; encoded by the coding sequence ATGAAGCTTACAAAACGCGTATCATTAATAAAACCATCACCAACCCTTGCATTAGAAGCAGTAGCGAAGTCGATGAAGAAAGACGGCATAGATGTAATCAGTTTTAGTGCCGGTGAACCGGATTTCGATACCCCGGATGGGATTAAGATTGCTGCTATATCGGCAATTAACGATGGGTTCACTAAATATACCCCATCCTCCGGAATAATAGAACTCAGAAGGTCTGTTGCTGAAAGGCTGGCCAGGCAACACGGCCTTTTGTATAAACCTGAAGAGGTGCTTATATCATGTGGCGCCAAGCATAGCCTCTACAATCTTTCTATGGCTTTATTTGAGGAAGGAGATGAGATTATAATCCCGTCTCCCTATTGGGTTACCTATCCGGAGCAGATCCTGCTATGCGGTGCAAAACCAGTGATTGCCGGTACTCTTGAAGATGAAGGTTTTCTTCTCAAACCTGAGATCCTGGAGAGTCTAATTACTGATAAGACCAAAGGATTAATCCTAAACAGCCCTTCTAATCCTGTAGGGTCTGCATATGACAAAGATCACCTTGAAAAAATCGCCGGGATAGCAGTAAGGCACAATATTTATGTTATTTCAGATGAGATCTATGAGGGCATAGTTTATGATGGGTTCAAACATACAAGTATCGCATCATTAAACAGCGATATATTCAAGCTTACTGTTGTCATAAATGGCGTTTCAAAGTCTTATGCGATGACTGGCTGGAGAATAGGATATGCTGCCGGTCCCCGTGAAATTATTGAAGCAATGGGCAATATTCAAAGTCAGAGTACTTCAAACCCGACTTCAATATCTCAAAAGGCTGCACTTGAGGCACTGAGTGGTAAATATGAGGATTTCATTAGAGCAATGGTTGAGAGGTTCGACAAGAGGAGACATTATATCGTCAACAGGCTGCGGGGGATAGCCGGCATTTCCTGTTTCATGCCGATCGGGTCATTTTATGTATTTCCTAATATTTCCGGAATATTAGGCAGAAAATTTAACAATACTACAGTGGATTCATCTGTCAAGCTGGCAGAGTATTTCTTAAATGAGGCAAAAGTGGCCGCCGTACCCGGTGATGCGTTTGGCGCCCCGGGCTTTTTGAGGCTGTCATTTGCTACATCCATGGACAATATAGAAAAGGGACTCGACAGGCTTGAATCAGCAATAAAACAGCTTGTATAA
- the hisZ gene encoding ATP phosphoribosyltransferase regulatory subunit — translation MKISIQPSSTSTPCGMSTHLPASALLRRHVQDTVLATFIKWGYREVIPPVFEYLDVLSRGLNSTLLEKSYKFVDRDSGRLILLRPDITPQVARMVAGILSDEPKPLRLCYYGNVFRYEESHAGLEREMFQAGCELAGVASAAADAEIISVASESIKEFGIKDFKVVISHAGYLSGIVNYLKKLLHGSMPPDFENSLRDAISKKDGCRIASVLDHAGAEKSVKNEALDVLKLFGSEGVFDRAEGVIQNAESKEALINLKEIYETLCSYGLKEHVLIDLCEIRGIDYYTGLFFEIFHDGVAYPLGRGGRYDNLIGKFGLDCPSTGFAIDVESIIMAKEKRYGVTLPDDSINYLVFLRNGSRDNSIEISRALRNAGNKVISDTGLETVEMATEYAVYNNIENIITEGKDDMHFTVINVKTGKKLHVESSKLITGK, via the coding sequence ATGAAAATAAGCATCCAGCCGTCCAGTACCTCGACCCCTTGCGGGATGTCAACCCATTTACCAGCCAGTGCACTGCTCAGGCGGCATGTACAGGACACTGTGCTTGCTACCTTTATTAAATGGGGTTACAGGGAAGTAATCCCTCCAGTCTTTGAATACCTTGATGTCCTTTCGAGGGGGCTAAACAGTACTTTATTGGAAAAGAGTTATAAATTTGTAGACCGTGACAGTGGCAGATTGATTTTGTTAAGACCTGATATTACTCCTCAGGTGGCCAGGATGGTTGCAGGCATTCTGTCAGATGAACCGAAACCATTAAGGCTTTGTTACTACGGAAATGTATTCCGGTATGAGGAATCTCATGCCGGATTGGAACGGGAGATGTTTCAGGCAGGTTGTGAACTTGCGGGAGTTGCATCTGCGGCTGCAGATGCAGAGATTATTTCTGTTGCCTCGGAGTCTATAAAGGAATTCGGGATTAAAGATTTCAAAGTTGTAATCAGTCACGCCGGCTACCTCTCAGGGATAGTGAATTATCTTAAGAAATTACTACACGGGTCAATGCCGCCGGACTTTGAGAACTCCTTGAGGGATGCAATTTCAAAAAAGGACGGTTGCCGTATTGCCTCAGTGCTTGATCATGCCGGAGCAGAAAAGTCGGTGAAGAATGAAGCCCTGGATGTGTTGAAACTTTTTGGCAGTGAAGGAGTGTTTGACAGGGCTGAGGGCGTTATTCAGAACGCTGAATCAAAAGAAGCCTTAATAAACTTGAAGGAAATTTATGAGACATTATGTTCATATGGTCTTAAAGAACATGTTTTAATAGATTTATGCGAGATCAGGGGAATTGACTATTATACAGGATTGTTTTTTGAGATATTTCATGATGGTGTTGCCTATCCTCTCGGGCGGGGAGGCAGATATGACAATTTAATCGGTAAGTTTGGCCTTGATTGTCCGTCTACAGGATTTGCTATTGATGTAGAATCAATTATTATGGCTAAAGAAAAAAGGTATGGAGTAACCTTGCCGGATGACAGCATCAATTACCTGGTCTTCTTACGTAATGGATCCAGAGACAATTCTATTGAGATATCCAGGGCATTAAGGAATGCAGGAAATAAAGTGATTTCTGACACTGGGTTGGAAACTGTCGAGATGGCAACTGAATACGCCGTGTATAATAATATTGAAAATATCATTACTGAAGGAAAAGACGATATGCATTTTACTGTCATAAATGTTAAAACAGGGAAAAAACTGCATGTCGAAAGCAGTAAATTAATCACCGGCAAGTAG
- a CDS encoding phosphoglycerate dehydrogenase translates to MRVLVSDSISDKGVEILRNAGLTVDVKTKLSPSELINIIGEYEGLVVRSATKVTSDVVNAAKKLKVVGRAGAGLDNIDVPASTKKGVVVMNTPGGNTVTTAEHAIAMLLSLVRLIPQATASTKGGKWEKNKFTGQEFFNKTLGIVGMGRVGGHVAKLGQGLLMNVLAFDPYLTQENAQKMGVELASLDEIYSRSDFITIHTPLTAETKNLISTEAINKMKDGVLIVNCARGGIVDETALYDGLKSNKIGGAAFDVFVQEPVDAQNPLLSLDNFVCTPHLGASTTEAQENVALAIAEQIVDYLTKGVIRNAANFPSVSPDVLPKLQPYIALAEKLGAFQASISEGAIEKVSIEYRGKVAELSTAPLTIAALKGLLTPILEDSVNYVNAPIIAQERGIGVEESKNRDAGDYISLITIKVKTNTGLNEARGALFSRRDPRIIEINGYPLEVVPEGYMIVLSNVDKPGVVGNIGSILGQQNINIARMQFGRDVPGGKVLSVISIDSPVSPELLAQMQKLPNVLSVKQIKL, encoded by the coding sequence ATGCGGGTACTGGTCAGCGACAGCATATCTGATAAGGGTGTAGAAATACTGAGAAACGCCGGTCTAACGGTGGATGTAAAAACCAAGTTAAGCCCGTCTGAATTAATCAATATTATAGGTGAATATGAAGGTCTTGTTGTACGCAGTGCAACTAAAGTTACTTCAGACGTAGTTAACGCAGCAAAAAAACTCAAGGTTGTCGGCAGGGCCGGTGCCGGTCTGGACAACATTGACGTTCCAGCGTCCACAAAAAAAGGTGTTGTCGTCATGAATACCCCTGGCGGCAATACAGTTACCACAGCGGAACATGCAATTGCCATGCTGCTCTCTCTTGTACGCCTGATACCACAGGCGACAGCCTCTACAAAGGGCGGCAAGTGGGAGAAGAACAAATTTACAGGACAGGAGTTCTTCAATAAGACTTTAGGTATAGTGGGCATGGGCCGGGTTGGCGGTCATGTTGCCAAACTGGGGCAGGGTCTCTTAATGAATGTCCTTGCATTCGACCCCTATTTAACTCAGGAAAATGCGCAAAAAATGGGTGTCGAACTGGCATCCCTCGATGAGATCTATAGCCGTTCGGACTTTATTACCATACACACTCCGCTGACAGCCGAGACAAAGAATCTTATAAGTACAGAGGCAATAAATAAGATGAAGGACGGTGTTCTTATTGTAAATTGTGCGCGCGGGGGCATCGTTGATGAAACGGCTCTTTATGATGGATTAAAATCAAATAAAATAGGTGGCGCGGCATTTGATGTGTTTGTGCAGGAGCCGGTAGATGCACAGAACCCGCTTCTTTCCCTTGATAATTTTGTCTGTACGCCTCACCTTGGCGCCTCGACGACAGAGGCACAGGAAAATGTGGCGTTAGCCATAGCTGAGCAGATAGTTGATTACCTCACGAAGGGTGTAATAAGGAATGCTGCAAACTTCCCATCTGTTTCACCTGATGTGTTGCCGAAGCTTCAGCCATATATTGCTCTTGCTGAGAAGCTGGGTGCTTTTCAGGCAAGCATAAGTGAAGGCGCTATAGAAAAGGTAAGTATAGAGTACCGTGGAAAAGTTGCCGAATTATCAACAGCCCCTCTTACTATAGCTGCACTTAAAGGATTATTAACTCCGATTTTGGAAGATTCCGTAAACTATGTGAACGCACCAATAATTGCGCAGGAGAGGGGGATTGGAGTTGAGGAGTCGAAGAACCGGGATGCAGGGGATTATATCAGTCTCATTACCATCAAAGTGAAGACAAATACAGGCCTCAATGAGGCCAGGGGTGCGCTCTTCAGCAGGAGAGATCCTCGAATTATTGAAATAAATGGATATCCGCTGGAAGTTGTACCTGAAGGATATATGATTGTTTTATCTAACGTAGATAAGCCTGGAGTAGTCGGAAATATAGGCTCAATCCTTGGACAACAAAATATTAATATTGCACGCATGCAATTTGGAAGAGATGTCCCTGGTGGAAAGGTCTTATCCGTAATAAGTATAGACTCTCCTGTTTCACCGGAGCTCCTGGCACAGATGCAAAAGCTGCCAAATGTATTGTCAGTAAAGCAGATTAAACTGTGA
- a CDS encoding prepilin-type N-terminal cleavage/methylation domain-containing protein: MLKIGKISRLVKLDREKGFTLIELMIVVAILGILAAIAIPNFMRFQAKSKQSEAKTNLGGIGTTAEAWRTENDTYIATAAQLGWAPQGATRYGYSYNALLLAANTTAGNCATSGAANAAAVAAAATFIAVADGDVDNDATCDVWQYNQLRALTNTTNDVSG; this comes from the coding sequence ATGTTAAAGATAGGAAAGATTAGCAGGTTAGTGAAGCTGGACAGGGAAAAGGGTTTTACCCTTATAGAATTAATGATCGTGGTTGCGATACTTGGAATTTTGGCTGCCATAGCGATTCCAAACTTTATGAGATTTCAAGCCAAGTCGAAGCAGAGTGAGGCTAAGACCAACCTTGGGGGCATAGGAACGACGGCTGAGGCATGGCGCACCGAAAACGATACGTACATTGCCACTGCAGCTCAATTGGGTTGGGCACCTCAGGGAGCAACCCGTTACGGCTATTCTTACAATGCTCTACTGTTAGCTGCAAATACTACTGCCGGAAACTGTGCTACATCCGGGGCCGCAAATGCTGCTGCGGTTGCTGCCGCTGCTACATTTATTGCAGTCGCCGATGGGGATGTGGATAACGATGCTACTTGTGATGTATGGCAGTATAACCAACTTCGTGCATTGACTAACACTACAAATGATGTCAGTGGTTAA
- the dnaB gene encoding replicative DNA helicase, with translation MEAYTTDIEDSTFKVPPQNIEAEQSVLGAILIENSSIYKAIEILNANDFYKEAHKRIFMSMLELNEKNEAIDLVTLTDYLRKKNDVEIVGGVAYLSMLSNTVPTAANIRYHAKIVSEKSLLRNLINTATEIVTRGYENLQDVDDLLDFAENSIFSISENKIKRSFIHIKDIIKDSFETIEKLSEKKGRVVGVPSGFIDLDNMTTGFQPADLIIIAGRPSMGKTAFCLCIAQHAGIEKKEPVAIFSLEMTKEQIVTRLLCSEARVDAHKLRSGFISKSDWPRLTNAAGRISESAIFVDDTPAITALEIKAKSRRLKAEHGLSLIIVDYLQIMGGRSAGRRGGSDTREQEISDISRSLKALAKELNVPVIALSQLNRAVESRHDRRPMLADLRESGAIEQDADVILFINREEVYKQTEENRGIAEIIIGKQRNGPIGSVKLAFLDKYTKFDNLEKVHSQ, from the coding sequence ATGGAAGCATATACAACAGATATAGAAGACTCGACGTTTAAAGTACCTCCTCAGAATATTGAGGCCGAACAATCTGTTCTGGGAGCTATACTGATAGAGAACAGTTCTATATATAAGGCAATTGAGATTTTAAATGCCAATGATTTCTATAAAGAGGCACACAAAAGAATTTTTATGTCAATGCTCGAATTGAATGAAAAGAATGAGGCCATTGACCTTGTGACGCTTACAGATTATTTGCGAAAGAAGAATGACGTGGAGATAGTAGGCGGAGTAGCGTATCTTTCAATGCTCTCAAACACAGTTCCGACAGCTGCCAACATCAGATATCATGCAAAGATCGTTTCAGAGAAATCACTGCTCAGAAATTTAATCAACACAGCTACTGAGATTGTTACGAGGGGCTATGAGAACCTTCAGGATGTTGATGATCTCCTCGACTTTGCTGAAAACTCTATATTTAGCATATCAGAAAATAAAATCAAACGGTCTTTCATCCATATAAAAGACATAATTAAAGACAGCTTTGAGACAATCGAGAAGCTTTCAGAGAAGAAGGGTCGTGTAGTAGGTGTTCCTTCAGGTTTCATTGACCTCGATAATATGACAACGGGGTTTCAACCAGCTGATCTGATTATAATTGCGGGTCGTCCATCCATGGGGAAAACTGCTTTTTGTTTATGCATAGCCCAGCATGCCGGTATTGAAAAAAAAGAACCTGTTGCAATATTCAGCCTTGAGATGACCAAGGAGCAGATCGTTACAAGATTACTATGTTCAGAAGCCCGGGTAGATGCCCATAAGCTGAGGTCCGGTTTTATCAGTAAATCTGACTGGCCGAGATTGACTAACGCTGCCGGTCGTATATCAGAATCAGCTATTTTTGTAGATGATACACCTGCAATTACTGCCCTGGAAATAAAGGCCAAATCCCGGCGGTTGAAAGCAGAGCATGGTTTGAGCCTTATAATTGTAGATTACCTCCAGATCATGGGAGGGAGGAGTGCCGGCAGAAGGGGCGGCTCTGATACACGCGAACAGGAGATATCGGATATATCGAGGTCCCTGAAGGCGCTTGCTAAGGAATTAAATGTGCCTGTAATAGCCCTTTCTCAATTGAATCGTGCAGTTGAATCGAGACATGACAGGAGACCTATGCTCGCTGATCTGCGTGAATCCGGAGCAATTGAACAGGATGCTGATGTTATTTTATTCATTAACAGGGAAGAGGTATATAAACAGACTGAAGAAAACAGGGGTATAGCAGAGATTATCATAGGTAAACAGAGAAATGGTCCAATTGGATCGGTGAAACTTGCCTTCCTGGATAAATATACTAAATTTGATAATCTTGAGAAGGTTCATAGTCAGTGA
- a CDS encoding tetratricopeptide repeat protein, with protein sequence MLLNACMPVKKISSVRSDEPQEITREVQSVSSPEAYYNYLQGFMDEQNGDLKMALQKYETALSYDENSLFILSRVAALQAKLGQIDNAIESMKKLITLAPRPDAAIFLLAEMYFNSGDYENSVKTFNQLIEKEHGSVKVYLNRGMALANLKRFDEAEESIRQGISLDRNNPTGYVYLGDLYAEQGKTGEARRYYKKAISKKNNYELAYLKLAAVYLQEKDSGNAERIYKKILTDVNPYSREAALQLMQLYAQKKEFESAIKVLETALEHNPRDYDMLFKLSYLYKEIKDYPRAIQKALTVVSARPRDTRMHEYLGYLYEETGDYENAEKVYSNLIELEPSDVDAHIHLGFVLSRKNDKVNAIKILKKAIELDPKRSNAYLILGMLYTQEKRFREAQDLYLSGIEIIPENAAIHFNLGVVYDKLDMFNDMVREMEKTIELDPDNDNAQNYLGYSYADRGINLDLALELILKALDKNPDNGAYVDSLGWAYYKKGLIEPALEKLKMAAQLMPGDPTILEHLGDVYLEKNMRSEARAEWIKALELDIENEKLIKKFRETGFGEPFEEERLKMKYEEFMKKKSTHQPEIEMPTPDIR encoded by the coding sequence ATGTTGCTTAATGCATGTATGCCGGTTAAGAAGATATCATCGGTCAGGAGTGATGAACCGCAGGAGATAACACGGGAAGTTCAGAGCGTGTCGTCTCCGGAGGCATATTATAATTATCTTCAGGGTTTTATGGATGAGCAGAACGGGGATCTTAAAATGGCCCTTCAGAAATATGAGACGGCACTTTCTTATGATGAGAATTCTCTATTTATTTTAAGTCGTGTTGCTGCACTTCAGGCCAAATTAGGTCAAATTGACAATGCTATTGAGAGTATGAAGAAGTTGATTACCCTGGCCCCGCGTCCTGACGCTGCTATCTTCTTATTGGCAGAGATGTATTTTAATTCCGGTGATTATGAGAATTCTGTCAAGACATTTAATCAACTTATTGAAAAAGAGCACGGTTCAGTTAAAGTCTATTTAAACAGGGGTATGGCCCTGGCAAATCTGAAGAGGTTTGATGAGGCTGAGGAATCAATACGGCAGGGGATTAGCCTGGACCGAAATAATCCGACCGGCTATGTCTATCTTGGGGACCTTTATGCTGAACAGGGAAAGACGGGAGAGGCCAGGAGATATTATAAAAAGGCAATCTCAAAAAAGAATAACTATGAGTTGGCATACCTAAAACTGGCCGCAGTCTACCTGCAGGAAAAAGATTCAGGTAATGCTGAGAGGATTTATAAGAAGATACTGACAGATGTTAATCCATACAGCCGCGAGGCTGCTCTTCAACTAATGCAGTTGTATGCGCAGAAGAAGGAATTTGAGAGTGCGATTAAAGTGTTAGAGACTGCTCTTGAGCATAATCCAAGAGATTATGACATGCTCTTTAAGTTATCATACCTTTATAAAGAAATTAAGGACTATCCGAGGGCAATTCAAAAGGCTTTGACAGTGGTTTCAGCGAGACCAAGGGATACGAGGATGCATGAATATCTCGGATATTTATATGAGGAGACGGGTGATTATGAAAATGCCGAGAAGGTATATTCAAATCTAATTGAATTAGAGCCTTCTGATGTTGATGCTCATATTCACCTTGGCTTTGTGCTTTCAAGGAAAAATGACAAGGTTAATGCCATAAAGATACTAAAAAAGGCCATAGAGCTTGACCCAAAACGTTCCAATGCATATCTGATACTTGGTATGCTTTATACCCAGGAAAAGAGGTTCAGGGAAGCACAGGATCTATACTTGAGTGGGATAGAGATTATTCCTGAAAATGCTGCGATACACTTTAATCTTGGCGTGGTCTACGATAAGCTTGATATGTTTAATGACATGGTCAGGGAGATGGAAAAGACCATTGAACTGGATCCTGATAATGACAATGCACAGAATTACCTTGGATACAGTTATGCCGACAGGGGGATTAATCTCGATCTCGCGCTTGAATTGATCTTGAAGGCTCTTGATAAGAATCCGGATAACGGTGCATATGTTGACAGTCTTGGATGGGCTTACTATAAAAAGGGATTGATTGAGCCTGCCCTGGAAAAGCTGAAAATGGCTGCACAATTAATGCCGGGAGATCCAACTATCCTTGAGCACCTTGGTGATGTCTATCTTGAAAAAAATATGAGGAGTGAGGCGAGGGCAGAATGGATCAAGGCGCTTGAACTTGATATTGAGAACGAAAAATTGATAAAGAAATTCAGAGAGACAGGGTTTGGTGAGCCATTTGAAGAAGAGAGATTAAAAATGAAGTATGAAGAATTCATGAAAAAAAAATCCACACACCAGCCTGAAATAGAAATGCCCACACCTGATATTCGTTAG
- a CDS encoding zinc ribbon domain-containing protein yields MPIYEYKCAKCGHKIEIIQKMSDQPITVCEKCNGSMSKVISPAGLMFKGSGWYVTDYSSKGKPPAEPSKSINGQNKVSEKKEDKKEDKPAETASSAPDKKEPAT; encoded by the coding sequence ATGCCAATTTATGAATACAAGTGCGCTAAGTGCGGTCATAAAATAGAGATTATTCAGAAAATGAGTGACCAGCCTATAACCGTTTGCGAGAAATGTAATGGTTCGATGTCGAAGGTAATCTCTCCTGCTGGCCTGATGTTTAAAGGAAGTGGATGGTACGTAACAGACTATTCTTCAAAAGGTAAACCGCCTGCAGAGCCATCTAAGTCTATAAATGGTCAGAATAAGGTTTCAGAAAAGAAGGAAGATAAGAAGGAGGATAAACCTGCTGAAACTGCTTCATCAGCACCTGATAAAAAAGAACCGGCTACTTAA
- a CDS encoding ABC transporter permease subunit — translation MKALTIARNTFREAIRDRILYNLLFFALLMIMVSLLLATLTVGEPSKIIIDIGLGSINIFGALIAIFLGIGLIIKEIEKKTIYNILSKPVHRFQFIAGKYLGLLVTIMVNIVIMGAGLYLILIINELRWGHDLSNINLDIWKAIYLIFIELMVVTALALMFSTFSSSSTLSAIFTIAVYFIGHLTEELKLLGDKFPGTYLERLIDLFYYLLPNFDNFNVKGKVVHGIFVSPNYMIMVTLYGFLYIAAVLVISGVIFQRRDFK, via the coding sequence TTGAAGGCACTGACTATAGCAAGAAATACATTTAGAGAGGCCATCAGAGATCGGATTCTCTATAACCTGCTCTTCTTTGCCCTCCTCATGATAATGGTATCTCTCCTCCTTGCGACCTTAACAGTGGGTGAACCGTCAAAGATCATTATTGATATAGGTCTCGGAAGTATCAATATATTCGGTGCGCTTATCGCTATATTCCTGGGGATAGGACTAATAATTAAAGAGATCGAGAAAAAGACAATTTACAACATACTTTCTAAACCAGTGCACCGCTTTCAGTTTATTGCCGGGAAGTACCTTGGGCTTCTTGTCACTATAATGGTAAATATAGTAATTATGGGAGCAGGTCTGTATCTTATCCTTATTATAAATGAGCTTCGATGGGGGCATGATTTATCTAACATTAATCTTGATATCTGGAAGGCTATTTATTTGATATTTATAGAGTTGATGGTTGTGACAGCACTTGCACTTATGTTCTCTACTTTTTCGAGTTCATCAACTTTAAGTGCCATATTCACAATAGCGGTATATTTTATTGGCCATCTTACTGAAGAACTCAAACTATTAGGTGACAAATTCCCTGGCACTTATCTGGAACGTCTTATTGATTTATTTTATTACCTGCTGCCGAATTTTGATAACTTTAATGTTAAAGGCAAGGTGGTTCACGGAATTTTTGTTTCTCCAAATTATATGATAATGGTCACCCTTTATGGTTTCCTGTATATTGCAGCTGTATTGGTTATTTCAGGAGTAATCTTTCAGCGAAGGGATTTTAAGTAG
- a CDS encoding type II secretion system protein — MVKNFRQDGFTLIELMVVVAILGILATLATGAVLSYQAKAKQAELKTNLGAIGDLAISYKAEYSTYITDWNGVGWQPRQTTRYRYWYNGIAAPGTPSAPEAGIDYSDPGSVATINTFSAAVVGNIDKDNATDQWLYDQNRSFTILQNDVTTP, encoded by the coding sequence ATGGTTAAGAATTTTCGTCAAGATGGTTTTACCCTCATCGAGTTGATGGTCGTTGTAGCCATCCTTGGTATTCTGGCTACCTTGGCCACTGGTGCTGTTCTCAGTTACCAGGCTAAGGCTAAACAGGCTGAATTGAAGACCAACTTGGGTGCAATAGGTGATTTAGCTATTTCCTATAAGGCTGAATATAGTACTTATATCACTGACTGGAACGGAGTTGGCTGGCAACCAAGACAGACAACACGTTACAGGTATTGGTATAATGGAATAGCTGCCCCGGGAACCCCATCAGCACCAGAAGCTGGCATTGACTATTCAGACCCAGGTTCAGTAGCGACAATAAATACTTTTTCTGCTGCTGTTGTTGGAAACATAGACAAAGACAACGCCACTGATCAGTGGCTCTATGACCAGAACAGAAGTTTTACCATCCTGCAGAACGACGTTACCACACCGTAG
- a CDS encoding ABC transporter ATP-binding protein produces MDKVVIKTENLTKVFKVGFRGKGVAALKGLSLEVNEGEIFGFLGPNGAGKTTTIKILMGFIYPTSGKAWILDKEANDIEVKNHIGFLPEQPYFYDYLTSLEFLRFYGQLFGLERDDLRARMDNLLYLVGLEDASDTQLRKFSKGMLQRIGIAQALINRPDLIVLDEPMSGLDPIGRKEIRDIILRLKDDGKTVFFSTHIIPDVEMICDRVGILMKGELVNVGRLDEIMDAKVKYVEINARNVSKEMLAHMEAMGFSIYETWENAAIRVSDENRVDVILQLIMDGKGRVVSVIPHRETLEEHFLKKIGGGNS; encoded by the coding sequence ATGGATAAGGTCGTTATAAAAACGGAGAATTTGACAAAGGTCTTTAAGGTTGGTTTCAGGGGAAAGGGAGTTGCTGCATTAAAAGGACTTAGCCTTGAGGTAAATGAAGGTGAAATATTTGGTTTTCTTGGTCCTAATGGGGCAGGTAAGACAACCACTATTAAGATTCTTATGGGATTTATATATCCCACTTCCGGAAAGGCATGGATATTAGATAAAGAAGCAAATGATATTGAAGTAAAGAATCATATTGGATTCCTTCCTGAGCAGCCATATTTTTATGACTATCTTACCTCGCTGGAATTCCTGCGATTCTATGGACAATTATTTGGATTGGAAAGAGATGACTTAAGGGCGAGGATGGACAATCTTCTCTATTTGGTCGGACTTGAAGATGCATCAGATACCCAGCTTCGGAAATTTTCCAAAGGAATGCTCCAGAGGATAGGAATCGCCCAGGCATTGATTAACAGGCCTGACCTTATAGTTCTTGATGAACCTATGTCCGGGCTTGATCCGATAGGTAGGAAGGAAATACGGGATATCATCCTGCGGCTTAAAGATGATGGTAAGACCGTCTTTTTCAGCACCCATATAATCCCTGATGTTGAGATGATCTGTGACAGGGTTGGTATACTTATGAAGGGTGAACTGGTAAACGTAGGCAGGTTGGATGAGATAATGGATGCGAAGGTCAAATATGTGGAAATTAATGCAAGGAATGTCAGCAAGGAGATGTTGGCACATATGGAGGCTATGGGTTTCTCAATCTATGAAACCTGGGAGAATGCAGCAATAAGGGTATCTGATGAAAACAGAGTTGATGTAATATTGCAACTGATAATGGATGGAAAGGGGAGGGTCGTCTCCGTTATACCTCATCGTGAAACCCTGGAAGAACACTTTTTGAAAAAGATAGGAGGAGGGAATTCTTGA